One Yimella lutea DNA window includes the following coding sequences:
- a CDS encoding LemA family protein: MTWVLLAIVLIIVLLVVWGISSYNGLVKKRNQVQEAWHQIDVELKRRHDLIPNLIETVKGYAQHERATLDEVLRARSAAISGGDTPATAAQNEGQLTQALGRLMAVAEAYPDLKSNSNFLGLQNELSSTEDRIASGRRYYNAIVRELNTAIESIPTKFLAGPAGVARAEYFEAEGNERAVPNVNFGTGPGGTAGGPGGYNMPDPGDPVEPHSTQYPQIEQQGTMPNPLPGQQYPHQQSQPQGYPQQGGQQPQGYPGQGN; this comes from the coding sequence ATGACGTGGGTTCTGCTCGCCATCGTCCTGATCATCGTCCTGCTCGTGGTGTGGGGCATCTCGTCCTACAACGGCCTGGTGAAGAAGCGTAACCAGGTGCAGGAGGCCTGGCACCAGATCGACGTCGAACTCAAGCGACGTCACGACCTCATCCCAAACCTCATCGAGACCGTGAAGGGATACGCCCAGCACGAACGCGCAACGCTCGACGAAGTGCTGCGCGCCCGCTCGGCCGCGATCAGCGGCGGCGACACACCGGCAACCGCTGCGCAGAACGAGGGCCAGTTGACCCAGGCGCTCGGACGCCTCATGGCGGTCGCCGAGGCCTACCCGGATCTGAAGTCGAACTCCAACTTCCTCGGACTGCAGAACGAACTGTCGTCCACCGAGGACCGCATCGCCTCGGGTCGCCGCTACTACAACGCGATCGTCCGCGAACTCAACACCGCGATCGAGTCGATCCCGACCAAATTCCTCGCGGGTCCGGCCGGTGTCGCGCGGGCCGAGTACTTCGAAGCCGAGGGCAACGAGCGCGCCGTCCCGAACGTGAACTTCGGCACCGGTCCCGGCGGTACCGCAGGTGGTCCCGGCGGGTACAACATGCCCGACCCAGGTGACCCGGTCGAGCCGCACTCAACGCAGTACCCGCAGATCGAGCAGCAGGGTACGATGCCGAATCCCCTTCCGGGACAGCAGTATCCGCATCAGCAGTCGCAGCCGCAGGGTTACCCGCAGCAGGGTGGCCAGCAGCCGCAGGGCTACCCGGGCCAGGGCAACTGA
- a CDS encoding sirohydrochlorin chelatase: MTRALVVCAHGTDNPQGQAVVRSIVAQVARRRPDLTVREAYVDVQQPELPQVVNDLAAQHDSVVVVPLLLSSGFHTEVDVAQAVAAHPHAHAAPALGPHALLAQVLVDRLVDAGATLNAPVVLAVAGSSRAAGATDAERMRDLLAERWAGTVALGYLAARQPSVDDAVRVAAAEHGGDPGAVVVASYLMGPGFFHDRLTGLGARVSAPLGDDPRLAELVLRRFEGVDS; the protein is encoded by the coding sequence ATGACGCGTGCGCTCGTCGTCTGCGCCCACGGCACCGACAACCCGCAGGGGCAGGCTGTCGTGCGCTCGATCGTCGCGCAGGTCGCGCGCCGTCGCCCCGACCTCACCGTGCGCGAGGCGTACGTCGACGTGCAGCAACCGGAGTTGCCGCAGGTCGTGAACGACCTTGCGGCGCAGCACGATTCGGTGGTGGTCGTGCCGCTGCTGCTGTCGTCGGGCTTCCACACCGAGGTTGACGTGGCGCAGGCCGTGGCGGCCCACCCGCACGCCCACGCCGCGCCCGCGCTCGGTCCGCACGCGTTGCTGGCGCAGGTGCTCGTCGACCGGCTCGTCGACGCCGGCGCGACGCTGAACGCCCCGGTGGTGCTCGCCGTCGCCGGATCGAGCCGCGCCGCCGGCGCGACGGACGCCGAACGGATGCGTGACCTGCTCGCCGAACGCTGGGCCGGGACGGTCGCGCTGGGCTATCTGGCCGCCCGGCAGCCTTCGGTGGACGACGCCGTCCGGGTGGCTGCCGCAGAGCACGGCGGCGACCCGGGCGCGGTGGTCGTCGCGAGTTACCTCATGGGGCCCGGCTTCTTCCACGACCGGCTCACCGGCCTCGGGGCACGGGTGTCGGCGCCGCTGGGCGACGACCCGCGGCTGGCCGAGTTGGTGCTGCGGCGGTTCGAGGGTGTGGACAGCTGA
- a CDS encoding uroporphyrinogen-III synthase, whose protein sequence is MNPVGDQLVGARVLLTGQRRSAELAAALERRGAQIAHAPTLSVVPHVDDAELLRATKELIAEPPQIVVGTTGVGFTGWIEAADAAGLADELLAMLRDTRIIARGPKTSGALRAAGLEPDWVAESETNAEVRDFLLSESIADLRIAVQHHGAGSDGLDEAFTDAGATVQPLVVYRWGPAADPRAVADGVRRVVDREYDSVVFTSAPGAQAFLDSARGLGLERECVAAMAVDGGVVAAAVGPVTAAPLRLVGIDPMVPDRFRLGALVRSLVAHLPVHATQAVTPAGTLRVWRSEAVLDGRRLSLSPAGLAVLHRLAAADGAVVTREQILAVLPGTAVDPHVAEVAVARLRDALPDRDLVTTVVKRGYRLAVADR, encoded by the coding sequence CGCGCACGCCCCCACCCTGTCGGTGGTGCCTCACGTCGACGATGCCGAACTCCTGCGCGCGACAAAGGAGTTGATCGCCGAACCGCCGCAGATCGTGGTTGGCACGACCGGTGTCGGCTTCACCGGATGGATCGAGGCCGCCGACGCCGCGGGCCTCGCCGACGAACTTCTCGCCATGCTGCGCGACACCCGCATCATCGCCCGCGGCCCGAAGACCAGCGGCGCGCTGCGCGCCGCCGGACTCGAACCCGACTGGGTGGCTGAATCGGAGACCAACGCCGAGGTGCGCGACTTCCTGCTGTCCGAATCGATCGCCGACCTGCGGATCGCGGTGCAACACCACGGCGCCGGCTCCGACGGTCTCGACGAGGCGTTCACCGACGCGGGCGCCACGGTGCAACCGCTCGTGGTCTACCGCTGGGGGCCGGCTGCCGACCCCCGAGCCGTCGCGGACGGCGTCCGCCGCGTGGTCGACCGGGAGTACGACTCGGTGGTCTTCACCTCCGCACCCGGAGCACAGGCCTTCCTCGACAGCGCCCGCGGCCTGGGTCTGGAGCGGGAGTGTGTGGCGGCGATGGCCGTCGACGGCGGCGTCGTCGCCGCGGCCGTCGGCCCGGTCACCGCGGCCCCGTTGCGGCTGGTCGGGATCGATCCGATGGTGCCCGACCGTTTCCGGCTCGGCGCGCTGGTGCGGTCGTTGGTGGCGCACCTGCCGGTGCACGCGACACAGGCGGTCACCCCGGCGGGCACCCTGCGGGTCTGGCGTTCGGAGGCGGTGCTCGACGGCCGGCGGCTCAGCCTGTCACCGGCCGGCCTGGCGGTGCTGCACCGCCTCGCGGCCGCCGACGGTGCGGTGGTGACCCGCGAGCAGATCCTCGCGGTGCTGCCCGGCACCGCCGTCGACCCGCACGTCGCCGAGGTCGCCGTCGCCCGACTGCGCGACGCGCTGCCCGACCGTGATCTGGTCACCACCGTCGTCAAGCGGGGTTACCGCCTGGCGGTGGCCGACCGATGA